A window from Pedobacter africanus encodes these proteins:
- the rny gene encoding ribonuclease Y — protein sequence MEILGYVLAGLVVGVLIGRFLLRNLLKAQETAAQTKVKKMLKDAESKAEIMKKDRLLEAKEKFLQLKSEHEQEVNSKNNQINQRENSLKQKEQSLNQKLENASRKEQELDNHKKNLERQTEIAVKKQEEVEVLKNQHIKQLETIAGLSADEARGQLVESMKQEARTQAMIQVKDIVDEAKLTATKEAKKVVIQTIQRTAVEAAIENTVSIFHIESDEIKGRVIGREGRNIRALEAATGIEIIVDDTPEAIILSGFDPVRREIARLALHRLVTDGRIHPARIEEVVAKTKKQIEDEIVEIGERTVIDLGIHGLHPELIRMVGRMRYRSSYGQNLLQHSREVANFCATMAAELGLNAKMAKRAGLLHDIGKVPDDNPELPHAILGMQLAEKYKEHPEICNAIGAHHDEIEMTSMISPIIQACDAISGARPGARREVVESYIKRLKELEELALSYPGVEKTFAIQAGRELRVVVESERVTDQQAELLAADISNRIQTEMTYPGQIKVTVIRETRSVSFAK from the coding sequence ATGGAAATACTAGGATATGTACTGGCCGGCCTTGTGGTTGGTGTTTTAATAGGGAGGTTCCTGCTCAGGAACCTGCTGAAAGCGCAGGAGACTGCTGCACAGACCAAGGTAAAAAAGATGCTCAAGGATGCCGAGAGCAAAGCCGAGATCATGAAGAAAGACAGGTTGCTGGAAGCAAAAGAGAAGTTTTTGCAACTGAAATCTGAGCACGAGCAGGAAGTAAACTCAAAGAACAACCAGATCAACCAGCGCGAGAACTCGCTGAAACAGAAAGAGCAGTCTTTGAACCAGAAACTGGAAAATGCGAGTCGTAAGGAGCAGGAGCTGGATAACCATAAAAAGAACCTGGAAAGGCAGACAGAAATTGCAGTAAAGAAACAGGAAGAAGTTGAGGTGCTGAAAAACCAGCACATTAAACAGCTGGAGACGATTGCCGGCCTAAGTGCTGATGAAGCCCGTGGGCAATTGGTGGAAAGTATGAAGCAGGAAGCCCGTACCCAGGCTATGATTCAGGTAAAGGATATTGTAGACGAAGCAAAACTTACAGCTACCAAAGAAGCTAAAAAAGTGGTTATCCAAACCATACAGCGTACTGCGGTCGAGGCGGCCATCGAAAATACTGTGTCTATTTTCCACATCGAAAGCGACGAGATCAAAGGACGTGTTATTGGACGTGAGGGACGTAACATCCGTGCACTTGAAGCCGCTACAGGTATTGAGATCATTGTTGATGATACACCGGAGGCAATTATCCTGTCAGGCTTTGACCCGGTAAGAAGGGAGATTGCCCGCTTGGCCCTGCATCGTTTGGTAACAGACGGCCGTATACACCCTGCCCGTATTGAAGAGGTTGTTGCCAAAACAAAAAAACAGATAGAGGACGAGATTGTAGAGATCGGGGAGCGTACGGTAATAGACCTTGGTATTCACGGTTTACACCCAGAACTGATCAGAATGGTTGGACGTATGCGCTACCGTTCTTCGTACGGACAAAACTTACTGCAGCACTCGCGCGAGGTAGCCAATTTCTGTGCTACTATGGCGGCAGAACTGGGCCTAAACGCCAAGATGGCCAAACGTGCCGGACTGTTGCACGATATAGGTAAAGTGCCTGACGACAATCCGGAATTACCACACGCTATCCTGGGTATGCAGCTAGCCGAAAAATATAAAGAACATCCAGAAATTTGCAATGCCATTGGCGCCCACCACGATGAGATAGAGATGACTTCTATGATATCGCCAATTATCCAGGCCTGTGATGCGATATCTGGTGCCCGTCCGGGTGCCCGTCGTGAGGTTGTTGAAAGTTATATCAAACGTTTAAAGGAATTGGAAGAGCTGGCGCTTTCTTACCCTGGTGTGGAAAAAACATTTGCCATCCAGGCAGGTAGGGAACTGCGCGTGGTAGTAGAGAGTGAGCGGGTAACCGATCAGCAGGCCGAATTGCTGGCTGCTGACATCTCTAACCGGATACAAACAGAAATGACTTATCCTGGGCAGATTAAGGTGACTGTGATCAGGGAGACGCGTTCTGTTTCATTTGCAAAATAA
- a CDS encoding cell division protein ZapA, with amino-acid sequence MGEISIKITISDRIYPLKVNTEEEEIVRRAAKIINERIKDYQENYAVRDKQDLLSMAVLHYATAVLRVENKVQNQDTAVAEKVEELDSLLNDFFSK; translated from the coding sequence ATGGGAGAAATCTCGATAAAAATAACTATTTCCGATCGTATCTACCCTTTAAAGGTAAATACCGAGGAAGAAGAAATTGTAAGGCGGGCAGCCAAAATTATTAATGAACGCATAAAAGACTACCAGGAAAATTATGCGGTCAGAGATAAGCAGGATTTGCTTTCTATGGCGGTATTGCACTATGCAACGGCGGTACTGAGGGTAGAGAACAAGGTCCAGAATCAGGACACAGCTGTTGCCGAGAAGGTGGAAGAACTGGATAGTTTATTAAACGATTTTTTTTCAAAATAA
- the pheT gene encoding phenylalanine--tRNA ligase subunit beta has product MKISYNWLKQFIQTDKTPQELSLILTNIGLEVESLETVQAVAGGLEGLVIGHVLSCVQHPNADRLRVTTVDVGGPEILQVVCGAPNVAQGQKVVVATVGTTVYPNEGEPFKINKSKIRGEVSEGMICAEDEIGLGVSHDGIMVLPENALTGTIAKTYFKLEDDYLFEIGLTPNRADAASHLGVARDLAAYFRSPLQMPDVSGFKADNETLKIEVQVEDTVAAPRYSSVTISGVTVKASPDWLQDKLKVIGIRPINNIVDITNYVLHDLGIPLHAFDADQIKGAKVIVKKCTEGTPFVTLDGVERKLSAEDLMICNTEEPMCIAGVFGGKSSGITETTTNVFLESAYFNAVSVRKTSKRHGLKTDASFRFERGTDPDMTVTALKRAALLISELAGGKIASQVSDIYPESVKPFDVEVSYANINRLIGAEIPSAQIKAIVVALGIAVDAETAEGLKLKVPAFKVDVTRECDITEEVLRIYGYNNIEIPSKINASLSYSTKPDKEQTQHVIADMLTANGFLEIWCNSLTKGAYSKNPEEAVQILNPLSSDLNVMRQELLMPALESVAYNQNRKTADIKFYEFGKTYHLIAGKYVERPRLLVLLSGANQAEQWNQKPAPVSFYHLKAAVDAVIGRLGITGYQTEEVQDGNFAYGLKYFRGEKAIVTFGAATAADKKKADVDKDVYYADFDWALLLDMVRKNKIVNKDVPKYPAVRRDLSMLVDTEVTFDALKAVALKAEKKLIRNIQVFDVYVGDKLPAGKKSYALNFTIQDEEQTLTDKQIDAVMQKIIHNLAQTVKAEIRK; this is encoded by the coding sequence TGTTTGTGGTGCACCCAACGTGGCACAGGGCCAAAAAGTAGTGGTGGCTACTGTTGGTACTACCGTTTATCCGAATGAAGGCGAGCCGTTTAAGATCAATAAATCAAAGATAAGAGGCGAGGTGTCGGAAGGTATGATCTGTGCTGAAGATGAGATCGGCTTGGGCGTCTCTCATGACGGGATCATGGTTTTGCCTGAAAATGCATTGACAGGTACCATCGCAAAAACTTATTTCAAGCTGGAGGATGACTATCTTTTTGAAATTGGCCTTACCCCCAACCGGGCCGATGCGGCTTCACATTTAGGTGTGGCAAGAGATTTGGCAGCCTATTTCCGCTCGCCATTACAGATGCCTGATGTTTCCGGTTTTAAGGCAGACAATGAGACGCTGAAGATTGAAGTGCAGGTAGAAGATACTGTTGCGGCACCAAGGTACAGCAGTGTAACCATCAGTGGTGTTACGGTTAAGGCCTCGCCAGACTGGTTACAGGATAAGTTAAAAGTTATTGGCATCAGGCCAATAAACAATATTGTAGACATTACCAATTATGTACTGCACGATCTGGGCATTCCCTTGCACGCTTTTGATGCAGACCAGATCAAAGGGGCAAAGGTTATTGTTAAGAAATGTACTGAAGGAACACCTTTTGTAACACTTGATGGTGTTGAGCGTAAGCTTTCGGCCGAAGACCTGATGATCTGTAATACAGAAGAGCCGATGTGTATCGCCGGTGTTTTTGGTGGCAAGAGTTCTGGTATTACCGAAACCACAACAAATGTATTTTTGGAAAGTGCCTATTTTAACGCGGTTTCTGTACGTAAAACGTCGAAAAGACATGGGCTTAAAACAGATGCCTCGTTCAGGTTTGAGCGTGGCACAGATCCAGATATGACGGTTACTGCCTTAAAACGTGCGGCATTGCTGATCAGCGAACTGGCTGGTGGTAAAATTGCTTCCCAGGTTTCAGACATTTATCCGGAGTCGGTTAAGCCTTTTGATGTGGAAGTAAGTTATGCTAATATAAACAGGTTAATTGGTGCAGAAATCCCTTCGGCACAGATCAAAGCAATTGTTGTTGCCTTGGGGATAGCTGTAGACGCTGAAACTGCTGAGGGGCTAAAGCTTAAAGTACCTGCTTTTAAGGTAGATGTAACCCGTGAATGCGACATTACTGAAGAGGTGTTGAGGATTTATGGTTACAACAATATCGAGATCCCAAGTAAAATCAATGCTTCTTTATCTTATAGCACAAAGCCTGATAAAGAACAGACCCAACATGTAATTGCTGATATGCTTACTGCAAATGGCTTTTTAGAGATTTGGTGCAATTCTTTAACCAAGGGGGCTTATTCCAAAAATCCGGAAGAGGCGGTACAGATCCTGAACCCTTTGAGCTCGGACCTGAATGTAATGCGCCAGGAACTGCTGATGCCTGCCCTGGAAAGTGTTGCTTATAACCAGAACAGGAAAACGGCCGACATTAAGTTTTATGAGTTTGGCAAAACCTATCACCTGATTGCAGGTAAATATGTGGAACGCCCTCGCCTGCTGGTATTGCTTTCAGGAGCAAACCAGGCAGAGCAATGGAACCAGAAGCCTGCGCCGGTTAGCTTTTATCATTTAAAGGCAGCTGTTGACGCGGTTATCGGAAGGTTAGGCATTACAGGTTATCAAACTGAGGAAGTACAGGATGGAAATTTCGCTTATGGCCTGAAATACTTCAGGGGCGAGAAGGCTATCGTGACTTTTGGTGCTGCGACAGCGGCTGATAAGAAAAAAGCAGATGTAGATAAGGATGTGTATTATGCAGACTTTGACTGGGCATTGCTGCTGGATATGGTAAGGAAGAATAAAATTGTGAATAAAGATGTTCCGAAATATCCTGCTGTGAGAAGGGACCTGTCTATGCTGGTAGATACTGAAGTTACTTTTGATGCTTTAAAAGCGGTTGCTTTAAAGGCCGAGAAGAAGCTGATCAGGAACATACAGGTGTTTGACGTGTATGTAGGGGATAAGCTGCCGGCGGGTAAAAAATCATATGCACTGAATTTTACGATTCAGGATGAGGAGCAAACCTTAACCGATAAACAGATAGATGCAGTTATGCAAAAAATTATACATAACTTAGCACAAACAGTTAAAGCAGAAATTAGAAAATAA